A genomic segment from Peribacillus sp. ACCC06369 encodes:
- a CDS encoding DegT/DnrJ/EryC1/StrS family aminotransferase produces MENIVNTKPVITGWVKWEYLKNIEHILDSGRLILGDFTRKFEESVRQYSDSKYAVALSSATAAIEIILKYLDVEDKEVIMPSNTFISPVYAVKNAKGRVVLCDINLEDFNLDLNSLKNAVTPKTKVVLITYIAGKIPDNIFEIKEFCDENDLYLIEDASHAFGATINGYKAGTIGFAGVFSMYPTKIVTSATGGVITSDDIDLIKYCELLRHHGNENGAVNQVLSGDMLLSEFNALLGYLQVQEAYGMIQVRQEIFRFYKENLKDIFQEHGLYFQASSDHNESSFYKIIVMSKSKEQCETFKRHLKEGHISTGHCYGVPLHLQPTLLEEYPLASLPNADRFRESHFTLPCHLDLSDEDLKYIVAKCKQAVEHGN; encoded by the coding sequence ATGGAGAATATCGTAAATACAAAGCCAGTGATAACAGGTTGGGTAAAATGGGAATACCTTAAAAACATTGAGCACATTTTGGATTCTGGCAGATTAATTCTAGGTGATTTTACCCGGAAATTTGAAGAAAGCGTCAGACAATACAGTGATTCTAAGTATGCTGTCGCACTTTCTAGTGCAACGGCAGCCATTGAAATTATATTAAAGTATCTGGATGTTGAAGACAAAGAAGTGATCATGCCAAGCAATACGTTTATTTCTCCAGTATATGCGGTGAAAAATGCGAAAGGAAGAGTCGTTCTTTGTGATATTAATTTAGAGGATTTCAATTTGGATTTAAATAGCCTGAAGAACGCCGTGACTCCTAAAACGAAAGTTGTCCTAATTACATATATTGCTGGAAAGATCCCTGATAACATCTTTGAGATTAAAGAGTTTTGTGATGAGAATGATCTTTATCTAATCGAAGATGCTTCACATGCTTTTGGTGCCACTATAAATGGATATAAAGCCGGTACAATTGGATTTGCTGGGGTTTTCTCAATGTACCCCACTAAAATTGTTACAAGTGCCACAGGCGGTGTCATTACATCGGATGATATAGATTTAATCAAATACTGTGAGTTGTTAAGGCACCATGGGAATGAAAATGGTGCAGTCAATCAAGTATTATCCGGTGACATGCTTCTTAGTGAATTTAATGCATTGCTTGGTTATCTGCAAGTTCAGGAAGCTTATGGGATGATCCAGGTCAGGCAGGAAATCTTCCGTTTCTATAAAGAGAATTTAAAAGATATTTTTCAAGAACACGGTCTTTACTTCCAAGCTTCATCTGACCACAATGAATCTTCATTTTATAAAATTATCGTCATGTCTAAAAGCAAAGAGCAATGCGAAACATTTAAAAGGCATTTAAAAGAGGGTCATATAAGCACGGGGCATTGTTATGGGGTCCCGTTACATTTACAACCCACATTGCTAGAGGAATATCCCCTTGCCTCTCTCCCGAATGCCGATAGATTTCGTGAATCTCATTTCACGTTACCATGTCACTTGGATTTATCCGATGAGGATCTGAAATACATTGTAGCGAAATGTAAACAGGCAGTGGAACATGGCAATTAA
- a CDS encoding oligosaccharide flippase family protein produces MKNDFMNKILLLLTGNSIAQLILFASSPILTRIYTPEDFGVFATYTSLLAILMSFSSLCLEKAIPLEKNHKNTVHLMYISLFTIAVVCMLNIILSLLNLSLFQIYGIKTTIKNDLLLSSGLFFAGIYQVLLYWLVKEDKFKGITHSKILQSISNVISQFSLTSINHLTPGIGLATGDMIGRGITLVYIWRFFLKQMHWPKVNFRRIRYLFKKYEDFAKYSTWSTLLSSLSMQIIFLLLMRLYGPEVTGYFSMASKTVGLPITMVGASISPVFYTEALKSITNDPRRVLKLYRSILAKLAMAGIPSLILLAWIAPGLFSFVFGEEWRVSGEYVTLMSFMFISQVIVIPISQILYLIKKQRTQLLWDVSRLLLSSIGVLVIFISGGSAETAILYYSICMGASYYFFALLGYRAIHSIDREDNLKK; encoded by the coding sequence ATGAAAAATGATTTTATGAATAAAATACTTTTATTATTAACAGGGAATTCAATTGCACAGCTTATTCTATTCGCAAGTTCTCCCATACTGACAAGAATATATACACCAGAAGATTTTGGTGTGTTTGCAACCTATACTTCCCTTTTGGCCATTCTCATGTCATTTTCATCTCTTTGTTTAGAAAAGGCGATTCCTTTAGAAAAAAACCATAAGAATACGGTTCACTTAATGTACATCAGTTTGTTTACGATTGCCGTTGTTTGTATGCTGAATATTATTTTAAGCCTTTTGAATCTATCGTTATTTCAAATATACGGGATTAAGACGACTATAAAAAATGACCTTTTGCTTTCAAGTGGTCTATTTTTTGCAGGGATATACCAAGTGTTGCTTTACTGGTTGGTGAAAGAGGATAAGTTTAAAGGTATAACTCATTCTAAAATACTGCAATCGATTAGCAATGTAATAAGCCAGTTCTCGCTTACGTCCATTAATCATCTTACTCCAGGAATAGGTTTAGCTACGGGAGATATGATTGGAAGAGGAATTACCCTTGTATATATTTGGCGATTTTTCTTAAAGCAGATGCATTGGCCGAAAGTGAACTTTAGAAGAATCCGGTATCTGTTCAAAAAGTATGAGGATTTCGCTAAATACTCCACGTGGTCAACACTATTAAGTTCTTTATCCATGCAAATCATATTTTTGTTATTAATGCGCCTATACGGACCTGAAGTGACAGGTTATTTTTCCATGGCTTCAAAAACGGTAGGTCTGCCCATTACGATGGTGGGAGCGAGTATTTCACCAGTATTCTACACCGAAGCGTTAAAAAGCATTACAAATGATCCTCGAAGAGTTTTGAAATTATATAGAAGCATCCTTGCTAAGTTAGCGATGGCAGGTATACCGTCACTGATACTGCTTGCTTGGATCGCCCCAGGGCTCTTCAGCTTTGTTTTTGGTGAAGAGTGGCGTGTTTCCGGTGAATATGTGACGTTGATGTCATTTATGTTTATAAGTCAAGTGATTGTCATACCGATTTCCCAAATATTGTATTTAATAAAAAAACAACGGACTCAGCTTCTATGGGATGTTTCAAGGCTGTTACTGTCATCTATTGGAGTACTGGTCATTTTCATTTCAGGGGGTTCAGCTGAAACAGCCATTTTATACTATAGCATTTGTATGGGGGCGAGCTACTACTTTTTTGCTCTCCTTGGATATAGAGCGATACATTCCATAGATCGAGAGGATAACCTAAAAAAATGA
- a CDS encoding PIG-L deacetylase family protein: MKKILLVTAHPDDAEISMGGTIRKLLNQGHYIINIIFSIPSNIKVRKQEAMESSRNFGYEVQFSKYSEGKNVEDIPMHILIKELDEIIEKINPDEVYTHWMNDSHQDHQKLSKVVRSCFRKKQFTLYEFEQINQNNNIAANQFHPNIYSDITEFMEDKKRMITLFQSQLSGYMGHYLVNAEHIGSWRGSQVNCKYAETFLLIFSIEVL; encoded by the coding sequence ATGAAAAAAATATTGCTAGTAACAGCGCACCCAGATGATGCGGAAATCAGTATGGGCGGTACCATTCGTAAGCTACTGAATCAAGGACATTACATTATCAACATCATATTTTCCATCCCTTCGAATATCAAGGTCAGAAAACAAGAGGCTATGGAGTCATCAAGGAATTTTGGATATGAGGTACAGTTCTCTAAATATAGCGAGGGTAAAAACGTTGAGGATATTCCTATGCATATATTAATAAAAGAGCTCGATGAAATCATTGAAAAGATCAATCCTGACGAAGTCTACACACATTGGATGAATGACAGTCATCAAGATCATCAAAAATTATCTAAGGTCGTAAGAAGCTGTTTTAGGAAAAAACAGTTTACTCTATATGAATTTGAACAAATTAACCAAAATAATAACATCGCCGCCAATCAATTTCACCCGAATATTTATAGTGATATTACAGAGTTTATGGAAGATAAAAAACGTATGATTACCTTGTTCCAATCACAGTTATCCGGTTATATGGGGCATTACTTAGTTAATGCCGAGCATATCGGTAGTTGGAGGGGCTCCCAAGTGAATTGTAAATACGCGGAAACATTCCTACTAATCTTTTCAATAGAGGTTCTGTAG
- a CDS encoding phosphotransferase codes for MEKPWLAEYPVSLELAGKLVMLQFPEIELKEIKQLGEGFDNTVIQINGQFVFRFPRRPIAVTLIQVENQLLPSIAGTFPLDIPEPIFFGKPSTLYPYPFTGYKMVKGHLPVEGSVENKVESAKRFARFLKVLHSFPVEKARRLGVQLDGMMRLDVSFRKKSLMENVSSLLRLGYLEQANAVKEFVEGLGELDVQHPISLVHGDIHIRNVLLDDEGVLAGIIDWGDVHIGNRAIDFSFLYSYFPKEVRRDFFEIYGEIEKETESLARFRAIYMLVTLLVYGIDRHDEELIVITSTGLKFAKEE; via the coding sequence GTGGAAAAGCCTTGGTTGGCAGAATATCCAGTTTCGTTGGAGCTAGCAGGGAAATTGGTCATGCTGCAGTTTCCGGAAATTGAGTTGAAAGAGATCAAGCAACTTGGGGAGGGTTTCGATAACACGGTCATACAGATCAATGGGCAATTTGTATTCCGTTTCCCCCGCCGCCCTATTGCAGTTACGTTGATTCAGGTGGAAAATCAGCTTTTGCCTTCAATTGCAGGCACTTTTCCGCTTGATATCCCTGAACCGATCTTTTTTGGGAAACCAAGTACTCTATATCCTTATCCTTTTACCGGTTATAAAATGGTAAAGGGACACTTGCCTGTAGAAGGATCGGTTGAAAATAAGGTCGAATCGGCAAAAAGATTTGCCCGTTTTTTGAAAGTTCTTCACAGTTTCCCTGTGGAAAAGGCTAGGCGTTTAGGTGTACAGCTTGATGGGATGATGAGGCTTGATGTTTCCTTTCGCAAGAAATCGCTAATGGAAAATGTCTCAAGTCTATTAAGGCTGGGATACTTGGAACAGGCCAATGCGGTTAAGGAATTTGTTGAAGGGCTAGGCGAATTGGATGTTCAGCATCCGATTTCACTCGTTCACGGAGACATTCATATCCGGAATGTCTTACTTGATGATGAAGGCGTTCTCGCAGGTATCATTGATTGGGGAGATGTGCATATCGGAAACCGAGCCATTGATTTTTCTTTTTTATACAGTTATTTTCCAAAAGAGGTGCGCCGTGATTTTTTTGAAATCTATGGTGAAATCGAAAAGGAAACAGAAAGCTTAGCCAGGTTCAGAGCCATATATATGCTTGTTACATTACTCGTTTATGGCATTGACCGCCATGATGAAGAGCTGATTGTTATTACGAGTACCGGTTTGAAATTTGCTAAGGAAGAATAA
- a CDS encoding NCS2 family permease produces the protein MFKLKERNSNIKTEVLAGLTTFLTLAYIIVVNPMILSDAGVPFDQAFTATIIAIIVGTLCMALLANYPIVIAPAMGLNAYFAYSVLGTHDISYTVAFSAVFVTGIIFILLSLTSFRSKLIEAIPNNLKHAISAGIGLFITFIGLRLSGVVTQHESNLVTLGSFRDPSVALTLVGLVITIVLIVRNVQGAIFIGMIVTAIIAFFTGQLEINGLVSTPSLPEGIIVANPITSFADVINYGLYGVVFSILLVMLFDTTGALLGIVRQAGLLKENKLEKSGSAFFADSVGTTVGAMFGTSPTAASVESSAGVGAGGKTGLTALVVAILFLITAFFSPLIGAVSNVAAITAPSLIIVGSMMIKSINEIDWTHFDESFPAFLVIVAMPLTSSIANGIALGFIAYPILKMARGKFREVHPFVYMFAVLFLYQLIFLA, from the coding sequence ATGTTTAAATTAAAAGAACGGAATTCAAATATTAAGACGGAAGTACTTGCGGGGCTTACAACCTTTTTAACACTGGCTTATATCATCGTTGTAAACCCAATGATCCTTTCTGATGCCGGTGTTCCTTTCGACCAGGCATTCACAGCAACCATAATCGCAATAATAGTCGGTACCCTATGCATGGCCCTATTAGCCAATTACCCGATTGTCATAGCCCCGGCTATGGGATTGAATGCCTATTTTGCATACTCGGTACTGGGAACCCATGATATCTCATACACAGTTGCCTTTTCTGCAGTCTTTGTTACGGGTATCATCTTTATCCTTTTATCCCTTACCTCTTTCCGCTCAAAATTGATCGAGGCCATCCCCAATAACTTAAAGCATGCAATCAGTGCCGGAATCGGACTTTTCATCACCTTTATCGGACTTCGTTTGTCAGGTGTCGTAACACAGCATGAATCCAACCTGGTTACCCTTGGAAGCTTCAGGGATCCCAGTGTGGCACTTACATTGGTTGGTCTGGTCATAACGATTGTGCTGATCGTTCGTAATGTACAGGGCGCCATTTTCATCGGAATGATCGTGACCGCCATTATCGCTTTCTTTACAGGCCAATTGGAAATTAACGGTTTGGTTTCCACCCCCTCCTTACCTGAAGGAATAATAGTCGCCAATCCAATCACATCTTTCGCCGATGTCATTAACTACGGGCTTTATGGCGTTGTATTCTCCATTTTGCTTGTAATGCTATTCGATACGACCGGTGCTTTATTAGGAATTGTCCGCCAAGCTGGATTGCTGAAGGAGAATAAGCTTGAAAAATCCGGCAGTGCCTTCTTTGCAGATTCCGTCGGCACTACTGTTGGCGCCATGTTCGGTACAAGCCCGACCGCTGCCTCGGTTGAATCATCAGCTGGTGTAGGAGCGGGCGGCAAGACAGGTTTAACCGCTTTGGTAGTGGCCATCCTTTTCTTGATAACAGCCTTCTTCAGTCCATTGATAGGAGCTGTCTCAAATGTAGCGGCAATCACGGCACCTAGCTTGATCATCGTGGGAAGTATGATGATTAAAAGCATTAATGAAATTGACTGGACACACTTTGATGAATCATTCCCAGCCTTTTTGGTCATTGTCGCCATGCCGTTAACATCAAGCATCGCCAACGGGATAGCACTCGGATTCATCGCCTATCCCATTTTAAAAATGGCAAGAGGCAAATTCCGTGAAGTGCATCCGTTTGTGTATATGTTTGCTGTTCTATTCCTTTACCAACTGATTTTCCTGGCTTGA
- a CDS encoding class I SAM-dependent methyltransferase translates to MKASYYHSITLMGNMLDQANIPYQYTGRSALFVQGVEIDEYKNIEIDVQWDVFTEALDLFSKYSPTKPERSPETASFLMDVEGASVTVRCRFNTTIKTDPYRLSIKLGDMEIWCRSLYSYLYDEEMSRYSAEIHAYLSAEQQGFTAENEQAWNQNNYLALVNRYGDPVELASKIKQNPKWRLHPFYKYMGDVTSKKITHLMGSNGVKAVALAILGAEVKVVDFSQENATFANELANGANVTIEYIVSDVLSLSTEHESGNQDLVLMELGVLHYLIDLQPLFEKIKMMLKPGGRFVLHEFHPISTKLITSNGKKHKISGSYFAPAIENNEVAFSKHMPDEEKGSLSRVVQRKWTIGELITSIGQSGLVIKVLEEEPNHKIHDIGLPKTYTLVAERV, encoded by the coding sequence ATGAAGGCAAGTTATTATCATTCAATCACATTAATGGGGAACATGCTGGATCAAGCTAATATACCTTACCAATATACAGGTCGATCTGCTCTTTTCGTGCAAGGAGTTGAAATTGATGAGTATAAGAACATCGAAATTGATGTACAATGGGATGTCTTTACTGAGGCTTTAGATCTTTTTTCCAAATACTCCCCAACAAAGCCTGAAAGAAGTCCTGAGACTGCCTCCTTTCTAATGGATGTCGAGGGGGCTTCGGTAACTGTCCGCTGTCGGTTTAACACGACCATTAAAACAGATCCTTACCGGTTATCTATAAAGCTGGGGGATATGGAGATTTGGTGCAGGTCGTTGTACAGTTATTTATACGATGAAGAAATGAGCAGGTACAGTGCCGAGATTCATGCTTATTTATCTGCCGAGCAGCAGGGATTCACAGCGGAAAATGAACAGGCGTGGAACCAGAATAATTATTTAGCGCTTGTCAATCGTTATGGAGATCCCGTGGAATTGGCATCAAAAATCAAGCAAAATCCAAAATGGAGACTGCATCCTTTTTATAAATATATGGGGGATGTAACAAGTAAAAAGATAACTCATTTGATGGGGTCGAACGGTGTTAAAGCAGTTGCCCTGGCCATATTGGGAGCTGAAGTGAAGGTTGTTGATTTTTCCCAGGAAAATGCAACGTTTGCAAATGAGCTGGCCAATGGGGCCAATGTTACCATCGAGTATATCGTTTCAGATGTCCTTTCATTATCAACAGAGCATGAATCAGGGAATCAGGATTTGGTTTTAATGGAGCTCGGTGTGCTTCACTATTTAATAGATCTGCAGCCGTTATTTGAAAAAATTAAAATGATGTTGAAACCTGGAGGCCGATTCGTACTGCATGAATTTCACCCTATTTCAACAAAGCTCATTACTTCCAATGGTAAAAAACATAAGATTTCAGGCAGCTATTTCGCCCCGGCCATCGAAAACAATGAGGTCGCTTTTTCGAAGCATATGCCAGATGAGGAAAAAGGGAGCCTTTCAAGAGTTGTACAGCGTAAATGGACAATCGGGGAACTTATAACGTCGATAGGTCAATCAGGACTTGTCATTAAAGTACTCGAGGAAGAACCAAATCATAAAATCCACGATATTGGACTTCCGAAAACCTATACCTTGGTGGCGGAAAGAGTTTAA
- a CDS encoding Gfo/Idh/MocA family oxidoreductase: MAIKNRIGVVGSGPISCAMIDAINESSNGEVIGIWGRRFHFAKELAKEKGVSKVYGSLNEVFEDEELDTVYIATPNASHYEQAMAAIEHGKNVIVEKTAFMTTDQANRVFDAADKQNVFVFEAVRSIYEPNFHSLKNAIKKLGKIHGATLKYQNYSKQYLALLKGEKAPLFDKNHGGGTLRTIGIYPIYAAIQLFGVPVNSFYFKQMIVKNIDLGGTLIFEYKDYKITMLISKINFTNDSISEIYGENGTLRFHSLYDIRKISYHSISNNIRETISNPISDNSLLYEITEFSEHILMKNKTAYRERKNITLQVISIIEQALNGGT; this comes from the coding sequence ATGGCAATTAAAAATAGGATTGGAGTGGTAGGTTCAGGTCCCATAAGTTGTGCAATGATCGATGCCATTAATGAAAGTTCAAATGGAGAGGTAATTGGAATTTGGGGGAGAAGATTCCATTTCGCCAAGGAGCTTGCAAAAGAAAAAGGAGTTTCTAAAGTTTATGGATCCCTGAATGAAGTCTTTGAAGATGAGGAGCTGGATACTGTTTATATTGCTACGCCAAATGCCTCCCATTATGAACAAGCTATGGCGGCCATTGAGCATGGAAAGAACGTCATTGTGGAAAAAACGGCATTCATGACAACCGATCAAGCAAATCGAGTTTTCGATGCTGCAGATAAACAAAATGTTTTTGTGTTTGAGGCAGTAAGATCCATTTATGAACCTAACTTTCATAGTTTAAAGAATGCCATTAAAAAGTTAGGGAAAATTCATGGGGCAACTCTAAAGTATCAAAACTACTCCAAGCAGTATTTGGCTTTACTAAAAGGAGAAAAAGCTCCACTTTTTGATAAAAATCATGGTGGCGGCACATTAAGGACAATTGGCATTTATCCTATTTATGCAGCCATTCAATTATTCGGTGTTCCCGTTAACAGCTTTTATTTTAAACAAATGATCGTAAAAAATATTGATTTGGGCGGTACGCTCATTTTTGAATATAAAGATTATAAGATAACCATGTTGATTTCAAAAATTAATTTTACGAATGATTCAATATCGGAAATTTACGGAGAGAACGGAACGTTGCGTTTTCATTCATTATACGATATTCGAAAAATTAGTTACCACAGTATCAGTAATAACATTAGAGAAACAATAAGCAACCCCATTAGTGATAATAGTTTGCTTTATGAAATTACTGAATTTTCGGAACATATTTTAATGAAAAATAAAACAGCGTACAGAGAACGAAAGAACATAACACTTCAAGTGATATCTATCATTGAACAAGCACTAAATGGAGGAACATGA
- a CDS encoding DEAD/DEAH box helicase produces the protein MTEFIDLGVSPAINMILKQIGISQPTPIQEKSIPDILAGRDVIAKAQTGTGKTLAFLLPILEKVDPSASHIQSLIVTPTRELALQITAELKKFANEIEGLQVLAVYGGQDVEQQMKKLTRNISVVVATPGRLLDHLRRGTIDLSQTQTLVLDEADQMLHIGFLPEVEEIMGQLPEERQTLLFSATMPEQVHQLAKRYMTKPLTAAVKAEQVTVEKIRQLVIETTDRAKQSSLINMIKEEQPYLAIIFCRTKRRVSILNDALKAAGFNSEELHGDLSQAKRERVMKNFRDAKLQYLVATDVAARGLDVEGVTHVFNYDVPEDAESYIHRIGRTGRAGENGLAVTFIATKDLQLLSDIEKGISMKIERRTIEGVKMFQPDEVRQNRKRYEDSSDEGTRRPRSGGGRKHRERIDTRGPNRGSHRSVNQADNREVEREKPRGGRMENSRGPKREDSRGSRSENGRGSIREDSRGGRSEIGREPRRENRRGARSEDSRGPKRENPRGDQRDSRRSTSTQGPSNRRGGSGSSPNRGRNR, from the coding sequence ATGACAGAATTCATCGACCTTGGCGTCAGCCCGGCGATTAACATGATATTAAAGCAAATAGGAATATCCCAGCCAACCCCCATACAGGAGAAATCGATTCCAGATATCCTTGCTGGAAGAGATGTCATCGCGAAGGCGCAGACGGGGACGGGGAAGACTTTGGCGTTTTTGTTGCCAATCCTCGAAAAAGTCGATCCCTCCGCATCCCACATACAATCACTGATCGTCACGCCAACCAGGGAATTGGCTTTGCAAATCACTGCTGAATTGAAAAAATTCGCTAATGAAATCGAAGGACTTCAAGTGCTTGCAGTTTATGGCGGACAGGATGTCGAGCAGCAAATGAAAAAGCTGACAAGAAACATCTCCGTGGTGGTCGCCACGCCAGGCAGGTTATTAGATCATTTACGAAGAGGCACCATCGATCTATCACAAACTCAAACACTCGTGCTTGATGAAGCTGATCAAATGCTTCATATTGGATTTTTACCAGAAGTGGAAGAGATCATGGGACAGCTTCCAGAGGAGCGCCAAACGTTGCTCTTTTCAGCGACGATGCCTGAACAGGTGCATCAATTGGCTAAACGATACATGACTAAACCATTAACTGCCGCTGTGAAGGCTGAGCAAGTAACGGTCGAGAAAATCAGGCAGCTTGTCATTGAGACGACCGATCGTGCCAAACAGTCTTCACTAATTAACATGATCAAAGAAGAACAGCCATACCTTGCGATCATATTTTGTCGTACAAAACGTCGCGTTTCGATTTTGAATGATGCCCTGAAGGCAGCTGGATTCAATTCTGAAGAACTTCACGGTGACCTTTCACAGGCAAAGCGGGAGCGTGTCATGAAAAACTTCAGAGACGCAAAGCTTCAATATTTAGTGGCAACGGACGTTGCTGCCCGGGGGCTCGATGTAGAAGGCGTGACCCATGTGTTTAATTATGATGTTCCCGAGGATGCAGAAAGTTACATCCACCGAATTGGCCGTACAGGCCGGGCGGGTGAGAATGGCTTGGCTGTAACCTTCATAGCAACGAAGGATCTTCAGCTTTTAAGCGATATTGAAAAAGGGATCTCCATGAAAATCGAGAGAAGGACGATTGAAGGAGTGAAAATGTTCCAACCTGATGAGGTGAGGCAAAACAGGAAGCGTTATGAAGACTCTTCTGATGAGGGTACCCGCCGACCGCGTTCGGGAGGAGGAAGGAAACATCGGGAACGGATAGATACGAGAGGACCGAATCGAGGCAGTCACCGTTCTGTAAATCAAGCGGACAATCGTGAAGTCGAGAGGGAGAAACCACGGGGAGGCCGGATGGAAAACAGCCGCGGACCCAAACGTGAGGATTCACGGGGAAGCCGTTCGGAAAACGGTCGTGGATCTATACGTGAGGATTCACGGGGAGGCCGTTCGGAAATCGGCCGCGAACCAAGGCGAGAGAATCGGCGGGGGGCCCGCTCGGAAGATAGCCGTGGACCAAAACGTGAAAATCCACGAGGAGATCAAAGAGATAGCCGTAGATCTACTAGTACACAAGGTCCAAGTAATCGCAGGGGTGGATCTGGCAGCAGCCCCAATAGAGGGAGAAACCGGTAA
- a CDS encoding WbqC family protein, whose amino-acid sequence MEKQKIVTIHQPNFLPWIGLIHKIFQSDVFIYLLDVKYSSSNFQNKTYILGADGKESRLTVPLQKKPEMLHEKVISYHSPNQKWKRNHLKQISEVYKKTRHFQDFFPLLEEAYQKEHALLVDLNIHLIELILHYLNYEGETQLSTEFKTSFGKTERLVSLIKQAGGACYLSGKSGKDYLEEELFHKEDIEVVYQNFIHPVYYVKNEKECVKNLSILDWIMHYPADQIKETLMDDRLG is encoded by the coding sequence GTGGAAAAACAGAAGATAGTCACAATTCACCAGCCTAATTTCCTGCCTTGGATCGGATTGATTCACAAGATTTTTCAATCGGATGTATTTATATATCTATTGGATGTGAAATACTCTTCAAGTAATTTTCAAAATAAAACATATATTTTAGGTGCTGACGGAAAAGAGTCAAGGCTAACTGTGCCACTTCAAAAAAAACCTGAAATGTTACATGAAAAAGTAATCAGTTATCACTCCCCAAATCAAAAATGGAAAAGGAACCATTTGAAGCAAATCTCGGAAGTTTATAAAAAAACTCGGCACTTTCAAGATTTCTTCCCACTGCTGGAAGAAGCATATCAAAAAGAACACGCTTTGTTAGTAGATTTAAATATTCACTTAATTGAATTGATCTTACATTATTTAAACTATGAAGGAGAAACACAACTTTCCACTGAGTTTAAAACGTCGTTTGGAAAAACTGAGAGATTAGTCAGCTTAATTAAGCAAGCTGGCGGTGCATGCTATTTAAGCGGAAAAAGCGGAAAGGATTACTTGGAAGAAGAATTGTTTCATAAAGAAGATATTGAAGTCGTATATCAAAATTTCATTCATCCTGTCTATTATGTGAAAAATGAGAAAGAATGTGTAAAAAATTTATCAATTCTTGACTGGATCATGCACTATCCAGCGGATCAAATAAAAGAAACGTTAATGGACGATAGATTAGGCTAA
- a CDS encoding glycosyltransferase — protein MYKVKHIAIENNLIPDNIPVNIEVELLTKKSRKGRMLNWIALYLKIKKDKPDVIQFHDPELLILMNIIRRIPRYHPVIVYDMHENVPKVLMRKKIPEIALSMYRYLEKQLLRACSGVVFAEMTYKDDYQFLTCPTTDVYNYPKIPVMKENKVKEDVFTFIYLGSISDIRGGETMLLLAKRLVELKKVFHMKIIGTGREVYIEKLKTFILDNGLEDYISLEGVVAFDKAFQSIQKAHAGMAFLVPDPNFMGGKTTKCFEYMAAGIPFMVSDFLIQDVLDKWRCGMSADVANMDEMVQKAVYLLESPEMAANMGERGKAAYRQEYNWENEEEKLRSLFDKLI, from the coding sequence ATGTACAAGGTGAAGCATATAGCGATTGAAAATAACCTAATCCCTGATAATATCCCTGTCAATATAGAAGTTGAACTGTTGACTAAGAAATCCAGGAAAGGGCGTATGTTAAATTGGATTGCTCTTTACCTGAAGATTAAGAAAGATAAACCTGATGTGATTCAGTTTCATGATCCGGAGCTGCTGATTTTAATGAACATAATAAGAAGGATTCCCCGTTATCATCCAGTCATTGTTTATGACATGCATGAAAATGTACCAAAGGTCCTTATGAGAAAAAAAATCCCCGAAATTGCATTGAGTATGTATCGTTATTTGGAGAAACAATTGCTAAGGGCATGCAGCGGGGTCGTGTTTGCAGAAATGACGTATAAAGATGACTATCAATTCTTAACTTGTCCAACAACGGATGTTTACAATTACCCGAAAATTCCTGTAATGAAAGAAAATAAAGTAAAAGAAGATGTGTTTACATTTATCTACCTAGGAAGCATATCTGATATACGTGGCGGGGAAACCATGCTGCTTCTTGCAAAAAGATTAGTAGAATTAAAGAAAGTATTTCACATGAAGATCATTGGAACGGGCAGAGAAGTATACATCGAAAAATTGAAAACATTCATCCTTGACAACGGCTTAGAAGATTATATCAGTCTAGAGGGTGTAGTGGCCTTTGATAAAGCATTCCAATCCATCCAGAAAGCACATGCAGGCATGGCGTTTTTAGTTCCTGATCCTAATTTCATGGGTGGTAAAACAACAAAGTGTTTTGAATATATGGCCGCTGGCATTCCATTTATGGTTTCTGATTTTCTTATTCAAGATGTACTGGATAAATGGCGCTGTGGAATGTCGGCTGATGTAGCAAACATGGATGAAATGGTTCAAAAAGCGGTTTATTTACTGGAATCCCCTGAAATGGCAGCGAACATGGGGGAACGAGGAAAAGCTGCATATAGACAAGAATATAATTGGGAGAATGAAGAGGAGAAGCTGCGATCACTGTTCGATAAATTAATATAA